A part of Thermococcus sp. SY098 genomic DNA contains:
- a CDS encoding DHH family phosphoesterase translates to MKVLILGGGAIGRTIAEALKGEFDITIIEKDELRARSLSESGFQVVHGDFSYTATLLKAHIDKADLAIITTMDVPTIKRTIQVIRSNNKSIPILTILPDDVSQEDIVNQIKEEFETEVKIDYAVSPRKAISKVVVDIVEMFGEKKNANLLAKKLQQLKQKGDGLLIVMHDNPDPDSMASAAALKTIAQNFGFKVHIVYGGEITHHENKALLNVLGVDMSRVSRGSYEIKRYPFIALIDSQPNGNLTILEEDDFKKIQIIIDHHQILQSLKEKLPQDAFVDIRPEVNATSSILAEYFKALNLPLNETLSTGLFYGIYVDTKKFSKLSHVDLKAIEFLAEKVNYELLDKIEHPDISTETAEILARAILNRKIYKNVVVSNVGFITNRDAIAESADFLLRLEGITTVLVFGIVDDRIEISARTRDVRINIGKVLKDAFGEIGSGGGHAQSGGARISLGIFKLAKDKSSLLRLAEEAITEKFLEALGVKEG, encoded by the coding sequence ATGAAGGTCCTCATACTTGGTGGAGGGGCAATCGGAAGAACTATCGCAGAAGCTTTGAAAGGGGAGTTTGATATCACAATTATTGAAAAAGATGAGCTACGAGCCAGGTCACTATCTGAAAGTGGCTTTCAAGTTGTTCACGGTGATTTTTCATACACTGCCACTCTACTCAAGGCTCACATAGATAAGGCCGATTTAGCGATCATTACAACAATGGATGTTCCCACAATAAAGCGCACTATCCAAGTAATACGCTCAAACAATAAATCAATTCCTATTCTTACGATTCTTCCTGATGATGTAAGCCAGGAGGATATTGTGAATCAAATTAAGGAAGAATTTGAAACAGAGGTTAAAATAGACTACGCTGTATCTCCAAGAAAGGCTATCTCTAAGGTCGTTGTTGATATAGTTGAGATGTTTGGTGAAAAGAAGAATGCAAATCTTCTTGCTAAAAAACTCCAGCAGCTCAAACAAAAAGGAGACGGTCTTCTAATAGTTATGCACGATAATCCAGATCCAGACTCCATGGCAAGTGCGGCAGCATTAAAGACAATAGCACAAAACTTTGGATTTAAAGTGCATATAGTGTATGGTGGAGAAATTACCCATCATGAAAATAAAGCCCTTTTAAATGTTCTTGGAGTTGACATGAGCAGAGTTTCAAGGGGTTCTTATGAGATTAAAAGATACCCCTTCATTGCTCTTATAGACTCCCAACCCAATGGGAATCTTACAATTCTTGAAGAGGATGATTTCAAAAAGATTCAAATTATCATTGACCATCATCAAATTCTTCAGAGCCTTAAAGAAAAGCTGCCTCAAGATGCATTTGTTGATATACGACCCGAAGTCAACGCAACTTCCTCAATACTTGCCGAATACTTTAAGGCTCTTAATTTACCACTAAACGAAACTCTCTCCACAGGTTTGTTTTATGGTATTTATGTTGATACAAAGAAGTTTTCAAAGCTCAGCCATGTTGACTTAAAAGCCATTGAATTTTTGGCAGAGAAGGTCAACTACGAACTGCTTGATAAAATCGAGCATCCGGATATCTCAACAGAAACTGCTGAGATCCTCGCCAGAGCAATTCTTAACAGAAAAATATACAAGAATGTGGTCGTTTCGAACGTTGGATTTATAACGAATAGAGACGCTATAGCAGAATCTGCTGATTTCCTCCTAAGGCTTGAGGGGATAACTACAGTCCTTGTTTTTGGAATAGTTGATGATAGAATTGAGATATCCGCCAGGACAAGAGATGTGAGAATCAACATTGGAAAAGTCCTAAAGGATGCATTTGGCGAGATAGGTAGCGGTGGAGGTCATGCACAGTCTGGGGGGGCAAGGATAAGTCTTGGGATATTTAAACTGGCAAAGGACAAGAGCTCCTTACTAAGACTTGCAGAAGAGGCTATAACAGAAAAATTCCTTGAAGCATTGGGGGTAAAAGAGGGCTGA
- a CDS encoding PRC-barrel domain-containing protein — MVMRLSKLYGKQIYNTKGYYVGYVDEVLIDIDRGHGKVLALGLPGEKVGIPYDRVTAIGDIILVKAKEE, encoded by the coding sequence ATGGTAATGAGGCTGTCAAAACTTTATGGAAAGCAGATATACAACACCAAAGGATACTACGTTGGCTATGTTGACGAGGTCTTGATTGACATCGACAGAGGGCATGGAAAAGTTTTAGCCCTTGGATTACCCGGCGAGAAAGTCGGAATTCCATACGACAGGGTCACCGCGATTGGGGACATCATTTTGGTTAAAGCCAAGGAGGAGTGA
- a CDS encoding DUF120 domain-containing protein, with the protein MKKLKLILQIAKNGAIGEKAKITLRELSKELEVSPQTVLRWLDELEKEGYITRTVEGKKTCIELTDKALMYLEELYEQLSNVLYQGVIIGEVISGLGEGAYYVRQYAPLIEEYLGFEPYPGTLNIKIIFPKTIFDALCNVKPILIPGFVKNGRTFGDVRAYRVKINGIEGAIVIPSRTIHPPRIAEVIAPVYLRRELNLKDGSRIKLKVIR; encoded by the coding sequence ATGAAAAAGCTTAAATTAATCCTACAGATTGCAAAAAACGGTGCAATTGGTGAGAAGGCTAAAATTACTCTTAGAGAGCTATCAAAGGAGCTCGAGGTTTCTCCCCAAACTGTTTTAAGATGGCTTGATGAGCTTGAAAAAGAAGGGTATATAACGCGCACAGTTGAAGGAAAGAAAACCTGCATCGAGCTGACTGACAAAGCTCTGATGTATCTGGAAGAGCTTTATGAACAACTCTCGAATGTTTTATATCAAGGGGTGATAATTGGAGAAGTTATTTCGGGACTTGGAGAAGGAGCATACTATGTGAGACAGTATGCCCCCCTAATTGAGGAGTATCTTGGATTTGAACCATATCCCGGCACACTCAACATAAAGATAATTTTTCCAAAGACTATTTTTGATGCACTATGCAACGTCAAACCAATACTGATCCCAGGCTTTGTTAAGAATGGAAGGACTTTTGGGGATGTTAGAGCTTATAGAGTTAAAATAAACGGAATTGAAGGTGCCATAGTGATACCCTCAAGAACCATACACCCCCCAAGAATCGCCGAGGTTATAGCACCCGTTTACTTAAGGAGGGAACTTAACTTAAAAGATGGCTCAAGAATAAAGCTGAAGGTGATAAGATGA
- a CDS encoding endonuclease V has translation MSKANVNFKKIAEVQRKLSKRIVEKPLDISQIKTIGAVDVSYKKDKAKAAFVLCSFPPCEILKAKVIETNVDFPYIPTFFFLRETRPILLTLKGESFDVLLVEGHGKAHPRGYGLASHIGLLLKKPTIGVAKKPLRGYPEGSLVKVGKAYVSVGNLIDLNSAAKIVERVNENGYPKPLKIADKLSKGAGNEKA, from the coding sequence ATGAGCAAGGCTAATGTGAACTTTAAAAAGATTGCTGAAGTGCAGAGAAAGCTCAGCAAAAGGATAGTTGAAAAACCATTGGATATTTCGCAAATTAAAACAATTGGTGCAGTTGATGTTTCATATAAAAAAGACAAGGCAAAAGCGGCTTTTGTTTTGTGTTCTTTTCCCCCATGTGAGATTTTGAAAGCTAAAGTCATTGAGACTAACGTTGATTTTCCATATATCCCAACATTTTTCTTTTTGAGGGAAACAAGACCTATTCTGTTAACACTCAAAGGAGAAAGCTTTGATGTTCTCTTAGTTGAGGGACACGGCAAAGCTCATCCAAGGGGCTACGGTTTGGCATCTCACATTGGTTTGCTGCTTAAAAAACCAACGATTGGAGTTGCTAAGAAGCCTTTAAGAGGTTATCCAGAGGGTTCTCTTGTGAAAGTGGGAAAAGCTTATGTAAGCGTTGGAAATTTAATTGATTTGAACTCTGCAGCAAAAATTGTAGAAAGGGTAAATGAGAACGGCTACCCCAAGCCGCTTAAAATTGCAGATAAACTTTCAAAGGGTGCTGGGAATGAAAAAGCTTAA
- a CDS encoding haloacid dehalogenase, giving the protein MKIAEIITKIREVLDEKDALREEALKTTRDIVRLSGDAIKALHRGDFELAEERLNKAQELVKHLKKMLKNHQDLYFAGYVQNAHQEFVEAMLFYSYLKDQDFPSPEELEIPGADYVLGIGDFIGELRRYFLILLMNGDIAKAEEVYHFMESVYEELMTLEYPKGLVNIRQKQDQARYILERTLEDLTRAKISKALEEKLEEALKG; this is encoded by the coding sequence ATGAAAATTGCAGAGATAATAACCAAAATCAGAGAGGTTCTTGATGAAAAAGATGCCCTTAGAGAGGAAGCTCTAAAAACAACAAGAGATATTGTTCGTTTAAGCGGTGATGCAATAAAGGCTCTTCATAGGGGAGATTTCGAGTTGGCTGAGGAAAGACTCAATAAAGCTCAGGAATTAGTTAAACACCTTAAGAAGATGCTCAAAAACCACCAAGATTTGTATTTTGCGGGTTATGTTCAAAATGCACATCAGGAATTTGTGGAAGCAATGCTCTTTTACAGCTATCTGAAAGACCAAGACTTCCCTTCCCCAGAAGAACTTGAAATTCCAGGGGCAGATTATGTCTTAGGCATTGGAGATTTCATTGGTGAGCTGAGGAGATATTTCCTAATTCTGCTCATGAATGGGGACATTGCAAAAGCAGAGGAAGTCTATCATTTCATGGAGAGTGTTTATGAAGAACTCATGACTCTTGAATATCCAAAGGGATTGGTTAATATAAGACAGAAGCAGGATCAAGCGCGCTATATTCTTGAGCGTACTCTTGAAGACCTAACGAGAGCAAAGATAAGCAAAGCTTTAGAGGAAAAACTCGAAGAGGCTTTGAAAGGATGA
- a CDS encoding methionine adenosyltransferase, whose protein sequence is MAEKKRNIVVEELIRTPVEMQKVELVERKGIGHPDSIADGIAEAVSRALSREYIKRYGIILHHNTDQVEVVGGRAYPRFGGGEVIKPIYILLSGRAVEFIDREMFPVHEVAIKAAKEYLRKAVRHLNVEEHVVIDSRIGQGSVDLVSVFNKAKENPIPLANDTSFGVGYAPLSETEKIVLETEKLLNSPEFKKKWPAVGEDIKVMGLRKGDEIDLTIAAAIVDSEVANPKEYMEVKQGIYDAVKELVEEHTSRKVNIYVNTADDPEKDIYYITVTGTSAEAGDDGSVGRGNRVNGLITPNRHMSMEAAAGKNPVSHVGKIYNLLAMLVANDIAKQIEGVQEVYVRILSQIGKPIDEPLVASIQIIPKQGYKVESFEKDAYEIADEWLANITKIQRMIIEDKLNVF, encoded by the coding sequence ATGGCAGAGAAAAAGAGGAATATAGTTGTGGAAGAGCTCATTAGGACTCCAGTAGAGATGCAGAAGGTTGAATTAGTTGAAAGAAAGGGAATTGGACATCCGGACAGCATAGCCGACGGTATAGCTGAAGCGGTAAGCAGGGCTCTTTCAAGAGAGTACATCAAAAGATACGGAATTATACTCCACCACAACACCGACCAAGTTGAAGTTGTAGGCGGTAGGGCTTATCCAAGGTTTGGTGGCGGAGAGGTCATAAAGCCAATATATATCCTTCTCTCAGGTAGAGCCGTTGAGTTCATTGATAGGGAAATGTTTCCAGTCCATGAAGTTGCCATAAAGGCTGCAAAAGAGTATCTGAGAAAAGCTGTTAGACACTTGAACGTTGAGGAACACGTTGTTATTGATTCAAGAATTGGTCAGGGAAGCGTCGATTTGGTAAGCGTATTTAACAAAGCAAAAGAAAATCCAATCCCTCTTGCCAATGATACTTCATTTGGAGTTGGATATGCTCCTCTTAGTGAGACAGAGAAGATCGTCCTTGAGACCGAGAAGCTCTTGAACAGTCCAGAATTCAAAAAGAAGTGGCCGGCTGTTGGTGAAGACATCAAAGTTATGGGCCTCAGAAAGGGAGATGAGATAGACCTTACCATTGCCGCCGCTATTGTTGACAGCGAAGTTGCCAACCCAAAGGAGTACATGGAAGTTAAACAGGGAATTTATGACGCTGTTAAGGAGTTGGTTGAAGAACATACAAGCAGAAAGGTCAACATTTATGTGAACACCGCAGATGATCCAGAAAAGGACATATACTACATAACTGTCACCGGAACATCAGCTGAAGCTGGCGATGATGGCTCAGTTGGCAGAGGTAACAGGGTTAATGGGTTGATTACTCCAAACAGGCACATGAGCATGGAGGCTGCCGCAGGAAAGAACCCAGTCAGTCACGTTGGTAAGATTTACAACCTCCTTGCAATGCTGGTTGCAAATGACATTGCCAAACAGATTGAAGGAGTTCAGGAGGTTTATGTCAGAATTCTCAGCCAGATTGGAAAGCCAATCGATGAACCCTTAGTTGCAAGCATACAGATAATTCCAAAGCAGGGCTACAAGGTCGAGAGCTTTGAGAAGGATGCATATGAAATTGCAGATGAATGGTTGGCAAACATAACAAAAATACAAAGGATGATCATAGAGGACAAGCTGAATGTTTTCTGA
- a CDS encoding adenylate kinase family protein translates to MIIAVSGTPGVGKTTVAKLLAEKLGYMYVDLKKFAIGHGIGEIKGDELEVEIDELAYFIEKELKGKNVVLDGHLSHFMPADQVIILRLHPKIIGERLKERGYSREKISENVEAELVDVCLVEAIDEHENVIEVDTTGKTPEQVVEEILDLLNKGVKKRVGIVDWTQVYEEVIPYLNLGGE, encoded by the coding sequence ATGATAATTGCAGTGAGCGGAACCCCTGGAGTGGGAAAGACCACAGTTGCAAAACTTTTGGCAGAAAAACTCGGATACATGTATGTCGACCTCAAGAAATTCGCAATTGGGCATGGGATTGGCGAGATTAAAGGAGATGAGCTTGAGGTTGAAATTGACGAGCTGGCATATTTCATTGAAAAAGAGCTTAAAGGAAAAAACGTTGTTCTTGATGGACATCTGAGTCATTTTATGCCTGCTGACCAGGTTATAATCCTACGCCTGCACCCAAAGATTATTGGGGAAAGATTAAAGGAGAGGGGCTACAGCAGAGAAAAGATAAGTGAAAACGTTGAGGCTGAATTGGTTGATGTCTGCTTAGTTGAAGCCATTGACGAGCATGAGAATGTAATCGAAGTAGATACCACTGGAAAAACACCGGAGCAAGTCGTTGAAGAAATCTTAGATCTTTTGAATAAGGGTGTTAAAAAGAGGGTTGGGATTGTAGATTGGACTCAGGTTTATGAGGAAGTCATCCCGTACTTAAATTTAGGGGGTGAGTGA
- the htpX gene encoding zinc metalloprotease HtpX — MGLGLWLRTGVLMAFLTGLLMALGYVLGSETGMIFAFIFALAMNFFSYWYSDKIVLTWYRARIVDEMEAPELHRIVEDLAREAGIPKPKVAIVPTEVPNAFATGRDPKHAVVAVTQGLLRILDRDELEGVLAHEISHIRNRDILIQTLAAVLAGAIIMIARWAGWMLWLGGFGGRDREGESGSILGAIVLIILAPIAAMMIQMAISRAREYLADESGAKISGKPWALARALEKIEYYVSRRPLRDGNPATAHMFIINPFRGASLAELFSTHPPTQKRIERLRKIAEEMGMYF; from the coding sequence ATGGGACTTGGGTTATGGCTAAGGACTGGCGTATTAATGGCGTTCCTCACCGGATTGCTGATGGCATTAGGATACGTGCTCGGCAGTGAGACAGGGATGATTTTTGCATTTATATTCGCATTAGCTATGAACTTCTTCAGCTACTGGTACAGCGATAAAATCGTTCTCACTTGGTATAGGGCGAGAATAGTTGATGAAATGGAAGCCCCAGAGCTTCACCGCATAGTTGAGGATCTTGCGAGAGAAGCTGGAATACCAAAACCAAAAGTTGCCATAGTACCCACAGAAGTGCCAAATGCATTTGCAACTGGTAGAGATCCGAAGCATGCGGTTGTTGCGGTAACCCAAGGCTTACTGAGAATCTTGGACAGGGACGAGCTTGAGGGCGTGTTAGCTCATGAGATAAGCCACATAAGGAACAGGGATATACTTATTCAGACTTTAGCGGCAGTCTTAGCTGGGGCAATCATCATGATAGCCAGATGGGCCGGCTGGATGCTCTGGCTTGGAGGATTTGGAGGCAGAGACAGGGAAGGTGAATCAGGGAGCATTTTGGGAGCAATAGTTCTGATTATTCTTGCTCCAATAGCTGCAATGATGATTCAGATGGCAATAAGCAGGGCAAGGGAGTATTTAGCAGATGAAAGCGGAGCAAAGATAAGCGGCAAGCCGTGGGCATTGGCGAGAGCACTTGAAAAAATTGAGTATTATGTCTCAAGGAGACCTTTGAGGGATGGCAACCCAGCGACAGCTCATATGTTCATCATAAACCCATTCAGGGGAGCAAGCCTTGCTGAACTGTTCTCAACGCATCCACCGACACAGAAGAGGATTGAAAGGCTCAGGAAGATTGCAGAAGAGATGGGAATGTACTTCTAA
- a CDS encoding amidohydrolase, which produces MKAVKATLLYDGLGNVKKNVYIVFDKEIKKITKEKPKDAEIMAEGVVTPAFIDGHSHIGMERYGEPYQEGEANEQMDSVLPLVDALYSIYMDDKAFKHSIEFGVLYSSVLPGSGNIIGGRAVLIKNYGRDIEDAFMKYVGVKAAFGYNPRSTKEWKGTRPSTRMGAIGILLNWLIKTQKTITLLDKGKKEPEEIEPTVEALIPVLKGEEPLRVHVHKEDDIAALLMIKRKFGLKITIEHAGDVHSKETFEKIKKENVPLVYGPFDSLPYKVELKHEDWKNAKYLIEVKPLFGLMSDHPVTLQANLYLQLRHFIRLGMSKEEAIKIITYNNAKILGVDDILGSIEKGKWASLVVWSGDPFHMESYPTHVFAEGELIHEWEV; this is translated from the coding sequence ATGAAAGCTGTGAAAGCAACTCTTTTATACGATGGATTGGGCAATGTCAAAAAGAACGTCTACATTGTTTTTGACAAAGAAATCAAGAAAATCACAAAAGAGAAGCCCAAAGATGCTGAAATAATGGCGGAAGGAGTTGTAACGCCCGCATTTATTGACGGACACTCACACATTGGGATGGAGCGCTATGGTGAGCCCTATCAGGAGGGAGAAGCAAACGAGCAGATGGATTCAGTTCTGCCCTTAGTTGACGCTTTGTACTCAATTTACATGGACGACAAAGCTTTCAAACACTCAATTGAGTTCGGGGTTCTGTACTCTTCAGTTCTACCAGGAAGCGGAAACATCATCGGAGGAAGGGCTGTTCTGATTAAAAACTATGGAAGGGATATCGAGGATGCATTTATGAAGTACGTCGGCGTTAAAGCGGCTTTTGGGTACAATCCAAGATCGACTAAGGAGTGGAAGGGAACAAGGCCGAGCACAAGGATGGGAGCAATTGGAATTCTTCTGAATTGGCTCATAAAGACACAGAAGACGATTACTTTGCTTGACAAAGGTAAGAAAGAGCCTGAGGAAATTGAACCAACTGTTGAAGCACTAATCCCAGTTTTAAAAGGAGAGGAACCGCTGAGAGTTCACGTACACAAAGAGGACGATATAGCAGCATTGCTCATGATAAAGCGCAAGTTTGGACTTAAGATAACCATCGAACATGCGGGTGATGTTCACAGCAAAGAGACGTTTGAAAAGATCAAGAAAGAGAATGTTCCATTGGTTTATGGTCCATTCGATTCTCTGCCATACAAGGTTGAGCTGAAGCATGAAGACTGGAAGAATGCTAAATACCTCATTGAAGTGAAGCCCCTCTTTGGGCTTATGAGTGATCACCCGGTAACACTTCAAGCAAATCTTTACCTCCAGCTTAGGCACTTCATAAGGTTGGGGATGAGCAAGGAAGAGGCGATAAAGATCATAACATACAACAATGCTAAAATCCTTGGAGTAGATGACATTTTAGGAAGCATCGAGAAGGGCAAGTGGGCGTCATTGGTTGTCTGGAGCGGTGACCCGTTCCACATGGAGAGCTATCCCACGCACGTGTTCGCTGAGGGCGAATTAATTCATGAGTGGGAGGTTTAG